TACTTTGTAGATGGTAAGTCAACAGACATCATGCTAATTCTCGATGGCAGCTCAAGTATGGAGTCATCTGGATTTCTGACAGCAAGAAAATTTCTTGCTGTAAGTTATAgtaactattattatcattgttattgctactataattatattttgcaCACGCCATTATTTATTCTATCATAATTGAAAGTTTGCAAAAGTTTTCTTTGCTAATAGTAGGGAATTTTTACAGAGACTAGTCAGCATGATGCCAGCAGAAAAATTTCGAGACGGCTCAATCAAAGTGTCCATGATTACTTACGCACTCAGCGAGAACGTCATAAGACAGTTTGCGTTCTCCTGGGAATACGGTATATACCGAGAGATGGTCCGCAGAAATGTGAAAAAGGCAGAATATCAAGGTAAgacaattatttttatcaataatAAGTGAAGATCATTCAAGCTTGGAAAATGTTTCTATAGGAACAATTGTGTGAGCACATTGTGTAAGCGGTGTGAACGAACGGACATTGGAGGGTGTGAACAGGCAATGACATCACTTGACAGGTGCTTGACTTCCCAGTCGTAAATGAACCTCTTGTTGGTCATTTGATTTTCAAAATTTGAACACGGCTACCCTCTAGCTAAAAATCGGAAAGAAAATTGCTGAAAGCTTTTACGATGTTTTGTTTAGCCAGTATTTTCACAACACAATGAAGACGTAAATATTCAATAGCCCGATTTGTACggaacaaaattcacataaaaCCAGACGGACTAGTTTTTGCTCCCGTAGTAACTCGAGTTGATGCCTTTGTTGACTCGAGACTGACCACTGGGCATTCTTTCAGAAGGAGCTGTTTGTGGTCAGTTTTATCTTCGCCGGTGTGTTTTAATGGCAAGGTGCCAAGGTATTTCTATGCAGCCTCTATCACTCAATTGTTCTCATCATGGTCTAGCGCTTTAATTCAATGATGTCATCAATTGATAGATTGACCCGGACTTAGATCTCATTAGATAAATAAAAGTGGTCTGACTATTTGTAAGCTATGTTCTCCGTGTATAGGTGTATCTAGAGTTTCCATAGAATATTCATAAAATGTTTCCTATTTCAGATGGTTACGAAAATCATGGCACATCAGCATTAATATGGGCATCATCCTTATTTGAAAACAGCTCTCGATATACTGACCCCGAAACATCAAAGGTCATACTATATGCCACTAATGGTCACATTACAGACGATGACGTGTTAGGATTGAATAGTACTCGGCGAGTGGCAACATGGCTAAAAAGCAATGGTAAGTACAGATAACTCCTACTGCAGCAGTCACCAATTGGGAATATTCTGTCTGTTTGATTCTTCCTTTATTATTGTTGTGAAGTTTTTTAATTtcagcattttaatttttaattaaattattaatttgtttaCTTATTTTAATGTGAATCTTTCAGCTTTATGATGCCAACCATCATGAGCGATATTTGCCTGTCAGACTAGCAAT
Above is a window of Watersipora subatra chromosome 3, tzWatSuba1.1, whole genome shotgun sequence DNA encoding:
- the LOC137391585 gene encoding cartilage matrix protein-like, whose translation is MKRTMAGCACNILVLAVLHFVSKAAIAAPSTFQERFTDITKDKRSVNTEYSADDVYSRTSPQIAESVYNNLFKDIIIDGKSTDIMLILDGSSSMESSGFLTARKFLARLVSMMPAEKFRDGSIKVSMITYALSENVIRQFAFSWEYGIYREMVRRNVKKAEYQDGYENHGTSALIWASSLFENSSRYTDPETSKVILYATNGHITDDDVLGLNSTRRVATWLKSNGYKIFTVVPGNDVNRRTIRTISSEPTIDHVIPVLNSQSVDSLALNIRKEKRGSHHHRTT